In Tepidimicrobium xylanilyticum, one DNA window encodes the following:
- a CDS encoding MTAP family purine nucleoside phosphorylase produces the protein MIGIIGGTGFYSVDLFGKAETITVETEYGHVQMFKGKLKDRDILFLPRHGVEHGRLAFEINHHANMMAFKRMGVNRVIATVAAGGINPKYKSGDLVLLDQFIDFHSYHTTYGKLSLDMTEPYCSELRDIFIKVAEDLDYHMYPTGTYVSFDGPRYETAAEIRAFKILGADMVGMTNAREAALARELGICYSAVAIITNMAAGLSEDEPDLETHRSVVKENNEKLQNLLCKVALEIPEKRSCRCQELYDRAVAARSK, from the coding sequence ATGATAGGAATTATTGGAGGAACAGGTTTTTATAGTGTAGATTTATTTGGTAAAGCAGAAACCATTACTGTAGAGACTGAATATGGCCATGTGCAAATGTTTAAAGGGAAATTAAAGGATAGGGATATTCTATTCTTACCTCGCCACGGTGTAGAACATGGCAGATTGGCATTCGAAATAAACCATCATGCCAATATGATGGCCTTTAAACGGATGGGGGTAAACAGGGTAATAGCTACAGTTGCAGCTGGGGGAATTAATCCCAAATATAAATCTGGTGATTTGGTATTATTAGATCAATTTATCGATTTCCATTCTTATCATACTACTTATGGGAAGTTATCATTGGATATGACTGAACCCTATTGTAGTGAGCTAAGGGATATATTCATAAAGGTTGCTGAAGATTTAGATTACCACATGTATCCAACGGGGACTTATGTATCCTTTGATGGGCCACGTTATGAGACTGCTGCAGAAATAAGAGCATTTAAAATATTAGGGGCAGATATGGTAGGGATGACCAATGCACGAGAAGCAGCTTTAGCAAGGGAACTGGGTATTTGCTATTCAGCAGTGGCCATAATAACTAATATGGCAGCAGGATTATCTGAAGATGAACCAGATTTAGAAACCCATAGAAGCGTTGTAAAAGAGAATAATGAAAAACTGCAAAACTTGCTTTGCAAAGTAGCACTAGAGATTCCTGAAAAACGTTCTTGTCGTTGCCAAGAATTATATGATAGAGCAGTAGCTGCAAGGAGTAAATAA
- a CDS encoding MoaD/ThiS family protein, translated as MEVKVHSSFIHSPIAGFKGKKSIAFGCKGEDLVKMLGIDKDYCFLMINGRLGHMDYLLKDGDKVEIFPVIIGG; from the coding sequence GTGGAAGTTAAGGTCCATTCAAGTTTCATCCATAGTCCAATAGCGGGATTTAAAGGGAAAAAGTCCATAGCTTTCGGATGTAAAGGTGAGGATTTGGTTAAGATGCTTGGAATAGATAAGGATTACTGCTTTCTCATGATAAATGGAAGATTGGGACATATGGATTATTTATTAAAAGATGGCGATAAGGTTGAGATATTTCCTGTAATAATTGGGGGTTAA
- a CDS encoding nickel pincer cofactor-dependent isomerase, group 22, with protein MDIVSKLLEDVPIPRVIKAKQIFPRIRVEDISKELYNQLTDKGLLSNVKPGQRIAITAGSRGIANLPLMMKELVTYIRAQRAYPFIIPAMGSHGGATADGQVNLLNKMGISEEYIKAPIKSSMEVDLIGHTEDGVPVFVDRYANEADGIVVINRIKLHTSFRGEYESGLMKMMAIGLGKQKGAETCHRLGFGTMAKNVPAIGRVVIEKKNIVFAIGIIENAYDETAKIIALSKDEIESKEPSLLKEAKALMGKINFDQLDVLIIEEIGKDISGTGMDTNVIGRYHTPYAYGGPKITRIAVLNLTHRTQGNANGIGIVDFTTEKVFKSMEWGQTYPNAITSTVPDSVKIPMVLKNDREAIQAAIKTSNIENKENVRLAIIKNTRDLDEIFISESLIEEAKLKEDIELIGEIKDISFDFKGNITLFSKAQEV; from the coding sequence ATGGACATAGTTAGCAAACTATTAGAGGACGTCCCTATACCAAGGGTCATAAAAGCTAAGCAGATATTTCCAAGGATTAGAGTGGAAGATATTTCAAAAGAACTTTATAACCAGCTTACGGATAAAGGGCTTTTATCCAATGTCAAACCGGGACAGAGGATAGCCATAACAGCAGGCAGCAGAGGCATAGCCAATTTGCCTTTAATGATGAAAGAACTGGTAACTTATATCAGGGCTCAAAGGGCATATCCTTTCATTATCCCGGCTATGGGTAGCCACGGAGGGGCTACTGCAGATGGACAAGTCAATTTATTGAACAAGATGGGTATCAGTGAAGAATATATTAAAGCGCCAATTAAATCCTCTATGGAAGTAGATTTGATTGGGCATACGGAAGATGGGGTACCTGTCTTCGTTGATAGATATGCCAATGAGGCTGATGGGATAGTAGTCATCAATAGGATTAAACTTCACACCTCTTTTAGAGGAGAATACGAAAGCGGACTAATGAAGATGATGGCAATAGGTTTGGGGAAACAGAAAGGTGCAGAAACCTGTCATAGATTGGGTTTTGGTACTATGGCTAAAAATGTGCCTGCCATTGGGAGGGTGGTTATAGAGAAGAAGAACATTGTATTTGCAATAGGCATAATAGAAAATGCTTACGATGAGACTGCTAAAATAATCGCTTTAAGTAAAGATGAAATAGAAAGCAAAGAGCCATCTTTATTGAAAGAAGCAAAGGCCTTGATGGGCAAAATAAATTTTGATCAGTTAGATGTATTGATAATTGAGGAGATAGGTAAGGATATTAGTGGCACTGGTATGGATACCAATGTAATAGGTAGATACCATACTCCATATGCCTACGGAGGTCCTAAAATAACTAGAATTGCAGTACTCAATTTAACCCATAGAACCCAGGGCAATGCTAATGGGATAGGTATAGTAGATTTTACGACGGAAAAGGTGTTTAAAAGCATGGAATGGGGACAAACTTATCCTAATGCCATAACTTCCACAGTACCTGATAGCGTTAAAATTCCAATGGTTTTAAAAAATGATAGGGAAGCTATCCAAGCTGCCATAAAAACTTCGAATATAGAGAATAAAGAAAATGTAAGGCTTGCCATCATTAAAAACACTAGAGATTTAGATGAAATTTTCATATCTGAAAGTTTAATCGAAGAAGCTAAGTTAAAAGAGGACATTGAATTAATAGGAGAGATCAAAGATATCTCATTTGATTTTAAAGGCAATATTACTCTTTTTTCCAAGGCACAGGAGGTGTAA
- a CDS encoding ABC transporter permease, with product MKEIFNILEIIITSTLRMSVPLILASTGATFSMRSGVSDLGCEGMMIGGAFFGVLGSYIFDNPWIGLLFAAVFGMLFALQHAVLHVTFKVNATLSGMSVNLLSAAAATLLLQIIWERNGNSPRVSAFSKIQADWLKEMPIIGNMLAEQNILFYMSLVIVLLSWIYMFKTASGLRLRMVGENPQAANTVGINVVAYKYFGVLMCGLLCGLGGAYLSLGQLNIFVDGMTGGRGYIAIVINAFGGFSPIGSLLGSLFFGFFESLQTIFQGKLIPSNIVRMMPYILTIIVLSIGIRSSRAPAGVGKYHDE from the coding sequence ATGAAGGAAATATTTAACATTCTAGAAATTATCATTACTTCTACTTTACGCATGTCTGTTCCACTTATATTGGCTTCCACTGGAGCAACTTTTTCCATGCGTTCCGGAGTCAGTGACCTTGGCTGCGAAGGTATGATGATAGGAGGAGCATTTTTTGGTGTTTTAGGATCCTACATTTTTGACAACCCTTGGATAGGCTTATTATTTGCAGCAGTATTTGGAATGCTATTTGCATTACAGCATGCAGTTTTACATGTGACTTTTAAAGTTAATGCCACTTTAAGTGGAATGAGCGTAAATTTGCTATCTGCAGCAGCAGCTACACTTTTGTTGCAGATTATTTGGGAAAGAAACGGAAATTCGCCTAGAGTTAGTGCGTTTTCAAAAATTCAAGCTGACTGGTTAAAAGAGATGCCCATTATTGGAAACATGTTAGCTGAACAAAATATTTTGTTTTATATGTCCCTTGTGATAGTATTGCTGTCCTGGATATATATGTTTAAAACTGCATCTGGTCTTAGATTGAGAATGGTAGGAGAAAATCCACAAGCAGCCAACACAGTTGGGATAAATGTGGTAGCATACAAATATTTCGGAGTATTAATGTGCGGATTACTATGTGGCCTAGGGGGAGCGTATCTATCCCTAGGACAATTGAATATATTTGTAGATGGCATGACTGGAGGCAGAGGCTATATTGCCATAGTTATCAATGCCTTTGGAGGGTTTAGCCCTATAGGTTCACTGTTGGGAAGCCTGTTTTTTGGTTTCTTTGAATCGCTACAGACTATATTTCAAGGGAAACTTATTCCTAGCAATATTGTTAGAATGATGCCTTACATACTCACCATAATAGTATTGTCTATAGGCATTAGAAGCTCCCGAGCCCCTGCTGGTGTAGGGAAATATCATGATGAGTAA
- a CDS encoding aldehyde ferredoxin oxidoreductase family protein yields the protein MLGGYTGKVLNIDLTTGNIEIEKYPDRMLRKYLGASGIAAKILYDRTDENTDPLGPENHLIYMTGPFTGTRVPSSGRHEITAKSPLTGIFGEGDVGGTWGVNLKRAGYDGIIIHGKAEKPVYILVEEGQVSILDGEHLWGLDTIEVDEKLKETHGPKTVTSCIGPAGEKQVLIASIMHDGKDARAVGRAGLGAVMGSKNLKAIAVIGSGKVDVADEEGLKECLKKSLPKIIANTQSLKQLGTAGGAVMAEKWGDIPVKNWSRGDWESIKNISGEKMAKTILKKRYFCGSCPIGCGRDIEIKEGPYKGVSGAGPEYETIGLLGSNCMVDDLEAIAYANELCNRLGIDSISTGSAIAFAMELYERGIIDERDTDGVKLDWGNGEAMIEMVKKIGSKEGIGELLGKGVKRASEEIGGIAPEFAVHVKGLELPAHDPRAMSSLAVGYATSNRGACHLHAGGFYFEKGVTMPELGYTEMQDRLSSEGKGQLTFHSQNIMCILDSLKLCKMLLFGKVTLTEIVEWIKYTIGWDDFTVEELLMAGERIFNLQRLYNVEYCSISRKDDVLPPRILSQPRLDRGTGDYLPPLGKMLYEYYQIRGWTMEGIPSEEKIKELDLDDRHVPLI from the coding sequence GTGTTAGGAGGATATACTGGTAAAGTTTTAAACATAGATTTAACCACTGGGAATATAGAAATAGAAAAATATCCGGACAGGATGCTTAGGAAGTATTTAGGAGCTAGTGGAATAGCGGCTAAGATATTGTACGATAGAACCGATGAAAATACCGATCCACTAGGGCCAGAAAATCACCTTATATATATGACTGGCCCCTTTACAGGAACTAGAGTACCATCGTCGGGGAGGCATGAGATAACTGCCAAATCTCCTTTAACTGGTATATTTGGTGAAGGTGATGTAGGTGGTACCTGGGGTGTAAATCTGAAGAGAGCGGGTTATGATGGGATAATAATACACGGAAAGGCGGAAAAGCCCGTGTATATATTGGTAGAAGAAGGACAGGTTAGCATATTAGATGGTGAACATCTGTGGGGCCTAGATACTATAGAAGTGGATGAAAAACTTAAGGAAACACATGGTCCCAAGACTGTAACATCTTGTATTGGTCCAGCAGGGGAGAAGCAAGTATTAATAGCTAGCATAATGCACGATGGCAAAGATGCAAGGGCTGTAGGTAGGGCAGGCCTTGGGGCTGTAATGGGTTCAAAGAATTTAAAGGCCATAGCGGTAATTGGTAGCGGGAAAGTGGATGTAGCCGATGAAGAGGGATTAAAGGAATGCCTGAAAAAATCATTACCCAAAATTATTGCCAACACTCAAAGCTTGAAACAATTAGGTACTGCTGGTGGCGCTGTGATGGCTGAAAAATGGGGGGATATACCAGTTAAAAACTGGAGTAGAGGTGATTGGGAATCAATCAAGAATATTTCTGGGGAAAAGATGGCCAAAACCATTCTGAAGAAAAGATACTTTTGTGGCAGTTGCCCCATAGGTTGTGGAAGGGATATTGAAATAAAAGAAGGTCCATACAAGGGAGTAAGTGGTGCAGGACCTGAGTATGAAACCATAGGCCTCCTAGGTTCCAACTGTATGGTGGATGATTTAGAGGCTATAGCCTATGCCAATGAACTGTGCAACAGGCTGGGGATAGATAGCATATCTACAGGTAGTGCTATAGCATTTGCTATGGAACTTTATGAACGTGGAATAATTGATGAAAGGGATACTGATGGAGTGAAACTCGATTGGGGAAATGGAGAAGCTATGATAGAAATGGTCAAAAAGATTGGCAGTAAAGAAGGTATAGGTGAGCTTCTGGGTAAAGGAGTTAAAAGAGCTTCTGAGGAGATAGGCGGAATAGCGCCTGAATTTGCAGTCCATGTAAAGGGACTGGAATTACCTGCTCATGATCCAAGAGCCATGAGCAGCCTTGCAGTAGGGTATGCTACAAGCAACAGAGGAGCGTGCCATTTACATGCTGGTGGATTTTATTTTGAAAAAGGTGTAACTATGCCTGAATTGGGATATACAGAAATGCAGGACAGATTGAGTTCAGAAGGAAAAGGACAGCTTACATTCCATTCTCAAAATATAATGTGTATATTAGACTCTTTAAAACTCTGTAAAATGTTACTATTTGGGAAAGTTACATTAACTGAAATAGTAGAATGGATTAAGTATACCATAGGTTGGGATGACTTCACTGTAGAGGAACTTTTAATGGCAGGAGAAAGGATATTCAATCTTCAAAGGCTATACAATGTAGAATATTGTTCTATTAGCAGGAAGGACGATGTACTGCCTCCAAGAATACTATCTCAACCAAGATTAGATAGGGGAACTGGCGATTACTTGCCTCCTCTAGGGAAAATGCTATACGAATATTATCAAATAAGAGGTTGGACGATGGAGGGCATACCTTCTGAGGAAAAGATAAAGGAACTGGACTTAGATGATAGGCATGTACCGTTGATTTAA